In Papaver somniferum cultivar HN1 chromosome 1, ASM357369v1, whole genome shotgun sequence, a genomic segment contains:
- the LOC113289142 gene encoding protein WALLS ARE THIN 1-like, with protein MADTSVGSWAKRICVVPTEKTQLHLAMLALQFGYAGFHVVSRAALNMGISKLVFPVYRNIIALLLLAPFAFFLEKKERPTMTLSFLVQFFFLALIGITANQGFYLLGLDNTSPTFASAIQNSVPALTFLMAVALRIEQVRLSRKDGVAKVLGTLSCVIGASVITLYKGPAIFSPSPPTLRQTLPVVFQNLGDASGKNWTLGCIYLIGHCLSWSGWLVLQAPVLKKYPARLSVTSYTCFFGVLQFLAIAAVVERESQAWLIHSGAELFSVFYAGFVASGIAFAVQIWCIDRGGPVFVAVYQPVQTLVVAIMASLALGEEFYLGGIIGAVFIIVGLYLVLWGKSEEIKFKASQNALIPSSGPEHHGNNNNNRASSHIKSSSLAQPLLPPSITEV; from the exons ATGGCGGATACAAGTGTTGGTAGTTGGGCTAAGAGAATATGTGTAGTCCCAACAGAAAAAACTCAACTGCACTTGGCCATGTTGGCCTTGCAGTTTGGTTACGCTGGTTTTCATGTTGTTTCTCGTGCTGCCCTTAACATGGGCATTAGCAAGCTCGTTTTCCCTGTCTACCGTAACATCATCGCTCTGCTACTTCTCGCTCCCTTCGCTTTCTTTCTCGAAAA GAAGGAGAGGCCTACTATGACTCTGTCATTCCTTGTTCAGTTCTTTTTCCTTGCACTTATCGG TATCACAGCAAATCAAGGATTCTACTTATTGGGTCTAGACAACACTTCACCCACATTTGCTTCTGCCATTCAGAACTCTGTTCCAGCTTTAACTTTCCTCATGGCTGTTGCACTCAG GATTGAACAAGTGAGATTAAGTAGAAAGGACGGAGTAGCAAAAGTATTGGGAACACTATCATGTGTAATAGGAGCTTCAGTGATAACATTATACAAAGGACCTGCAATATTCAGTCCATCTCCACCAACACTTCGGCAAACACTTCCTGTTGTATTCCAAAATCTTGGAGATGCAAGTGGCAAGAATTGGACACTAGGATGTATTTACTTGATCGGTCATTGTTTATCATGGTCAGGATGGCTTGTACTTCAAGCTCCTGTTCTTAAGAAATACCCGGCTCGTCTTTCTGTTACTTCGTACACTTGTTTTTTCGGTGTTCTTCAGTTCTTAGCcattgctgctgttgttgagaGAGAGTCACAAGCTTGGTTAATTCACTCTGGTGCTGAGTTGTTCAGTGTTTTCTATGCA GGTTTCGTGGCATCTGGTATCGCATTTGCAGTACAAATCTGGTGCATTGACAGGGGAGGTCCAGTATTTGTTGCTGTCTATCAACCAGTACAAACCTTAGTGGTTGCTATCATGGCTTCACTTGCTTTAGGCGAGGAATTCTACTTGGGAGG GATAATTGGTGCGGTATTCATCATAGTCGGACTATATCTAGTTCTATGGGGGAAAAGCGAAGAGATTAAATTCAAGGCTTCTCAAAATGCTCTAATTCCATCATCAGGTCCAGAGCACCacggcaacaacaacaacaaccgagCAAGCAGCCATATCAAGTCCTCGTCCCTTGCTCAGCCGTTGCTCCCTCCATCTATCACCGAAGTGTGA